One segment of Microbacterium arborescens DNA contains the following:
- a CDS encoding multidrug transporter, which produces MSDSSEPLTDENDRREELLRAGGSTEADAAPRIETSEHDGVTRIDIAETAAVRPGPGPGTPEADGDGSEEAR; this is translated from the coding sequence ATGTCCGACTCATCTGAACCCCTGACCGACGAGAACGACCGCCGTGAAGAGCTGCTGCGCGCCGGCGGCTCGACCGAGGCCGACGCGGCACCACGTATCGAGACGAGCGAGCACGATGGTGTGACGCGCATCGACATCGCCGAGACCGCCGCCGTGCGCCCCGGCCCCGGCCCCGGCACGCCCGAAGCCGACGGCGACGGATCGGAGGAGGCGCGATGA
- a CDS encoding zinc-dependent alcohol dehydrogenase has product MKALTWQGRRNVSVENVPDPEILEPTDAIVRITSTAICGSDLHLYEIFGPFIDRGDVLGHEPMGVVVEVGSAVTNLAVGDRVVVPFNISCGHCFMCRRGLQSQCETTQVTEYGSGASLFGYTKLYGQVAGGQAEYLRVPLADYNHIRVGSDLPDDRYLFLSDILPTAWQGVEYADVPDGGTLAVMGLGPVGQFVARVGAHRGYRVLAVDPVAERRAMAERHGAEVFDLTDSVVDELRDLTDGRGADAVVDAVGMEAHGNPAVSTVHKALGLLPDALAQKVMETGGLDRLAALHSSIDLVRRGGTVSISGVYAGEADMMPMKTMFDKQLSLRMGQCNVKRWIDDLLPLVEDPADPLGVMDLTTHRAPLADAPDLYETFQKKEDGCIKVVLQP; this is encoded by the coding sequence ATGAAGGCACTCACCTGGCAGGGGCGCCGCAACGTCTCGGTCGAGAACGTGCCCGATCCCGAGATCCTCGAGCCGACGGACGCGATCGTGCGGATCACGTCGACGGCGATCTGCGGGTCGGATCTGCACCTCTACGAGATCTTCGGGCCGTTCATCGACCGCGGCGACGTGCTCGGCCACGAGCCGATGGGCGTCGTCGTCGAGGTCGGCTCGGCGGTGACGAACCTCGCGGTCGGCGACCGGGTCGTGGTGCCGTTCAACATCTCATGCGGCCACTGCTTCATGTGCCGGAGGGGACTGCAGTCCCAGTGCGAGACGACCCAGGTGACGGAGTACGGCAGCGGTGCGTCGCTGTTCGGCTACACGAAGCTGTACGGTCAGGTTGCGGGAGGGCAGGCCGAGTACCTCCGCGTGCCGCTCGCCGACTACAACCACATCCGGGTCGGTTCCGACCTGCCCGACGACCGTTACCTGTTCCTCAGCGACATCCTCCCGACCGCATGGCAGGGCGTCGAGTATGCCGACGTGCCCGACGGCGGGACGCTCGCCGTCATGGGCCTCGGTCCCGTGGGGCAGTTCGTCGCTCGCGTCGGCGCGCATCGCGGCTACCGGGTGCTCGCGGTCGATCCTGTCGCCGAGCGGCGTGCGATGGCCGAACGACACGGCGCGGAGGTGTTCGACCTGACCGACTCGGTGGTCGACGAGCTCCGTGATCTCACCGACGGACGTGGCGCGGACGCCGTCGTCGACGCGGTCGGCATGGAGGCGCACGGCAACCCGGCCGTCTCGACCGTGCACAAGGCGTTGGGCCTGCTGCCCGACGCCCTGGCGCAGAAAGTCATGGAGACCGGCGGACTCGACCGGCTCGCCGCGCTCCACTCGTCGATCGACCTGGTGCGCCGCGGCGGCACCGTGTCGATCAGCGGCGTGTACGCGGGCGAGGCCGACATGATGCCGATGAAGACGATGTTCGACAAGCAGCTGAGCCTGCGGATGGGACAGTGCAACGTCAAGCGCTGGATCGATGACCTGCTGCCCCTCGTGGAAGATCCCGCCGACCCGCTCGGGGTCATGGATCTGACGACCCACCGCGCGCCGCTGGCCGACGCGCCGGACCTCTACGAAACTTTCCAGAAGAAGGAGGACGGCTGCATCAAGGTGGTGCTGCAGCCGTGA
- a CDS encoding SRPBCC family protein translates to MSRNVRLMHCAPEDVFAVLNDGWLFPAWVVGASRMRDVGEAWPQKGSKLHHSFGVWPFVIDDSTSVLEFDPPRRMVLQARGWPVGEAHITIDVKPRGDDCVVRLQEVAAEGPGSLIPQPLLDLPLHVRNAETLRRLAHLAEGGAGR, encoded by the coding sequence GTGTCGCGTAACGTCCGGCTCATGCACTGTGCACCCGAGGATGTCTTCGCGGTCCTGAACGACGGCTGGCTCTTCCCGGCCTGGGTCGTCGGCGCGTCGCGCATGAGAGACGTCGGCGAAGCGTGGCCGCAGAAGGGCTCGAAGCTGCACCATTCCTTCGGAGTGTGGCCCTTCGTGATCGACGACAGCACCTCGGTGCTCGAGTTCGACCCGCCCCGACGCATGGTGCTCCAGGCGCGAGGGTGGCCGGTCGGCGAGGCCCACATCACCATCGACGTCAAGCCGCGGGGCGACGACTGCGTCGTGCGGCTGCAGGAGGTCGCCGCGGAGGGGCCGGGCTCCCTCATCCCGCAGCCGCTCCTCGATCTGCCCCTCCACGTGCGCAACGCCGAGACGCTCCGGCGGCTCGCGCACCTGGCGGAGGGCGGCGCGGGACGGTGA
- a CDS encoding phytoene desaturase family protein, producing MTTEYDAVIVGSGPNGLAAAVTLARSGLRVAVFEAEDHFGGGAATGEITLPGYRHDLCSAVHPLAFESAFFREFGLRRRVEFVVPEVSYAHPLDGGAALAYRDLDRTADGLGVDGRAYARLMAPLVDRVRGIADFTGGSLLRVPGDPIAAAWFGARTLEQGTAAWNLRFREQAAPALVSGVAAHTILGLPTLAAAGGGLALATYGHARGWPIPVGGSGAIVAAMVDDIRAHGGQLFASRRISSLDELPSARALLLDVTPRALIGMSGERMPARYRHRLERFRYGDAVAKVDFALSAPVPWRDPDIARSGTVHVGGTRSEIAASENAVRAGRLPDAPYVLVAQPSLFDESRAPAGHHTLWAYTHVPAGSDVDRTEAIVRQIERFAPGFRDTILGTRSETARQVATRNLNYPDGDISAGVPSLDQLIARPVLARDPWRTPMTGVYLCSSSTSPGPGVHGLAGWWAALSALRHEFGVRTRPDLSPRL from the coding sequence GTGACGACCGAGTACGACGCCGTCATCGTCGGCTCGGGGCCGAACGGACTGGCGGCGGCCGTCACCCTCGCCCGCTCGGGACTGAGGGTGGCCGTCTTCGAAGCGGAGGACCACTTCGGCGGCGGCGCGGCGACGGGTGAGATCACCCTTCCGGGGTACCGGCACGACCTCTGCTCGGCGGTGCACCCGCTCGCGTTCGAATCAGCGTTCTTCCGCGAGTTCGGACTCCGTCGGCGGGTCGAGTTCGTCGTGCCGGAGGTGTCGTACGCGCACCCGCTCGACGGTGGGGCGGCCCTGGCCTATCGCGACCTCGACCGCACCGCCGACGGCCTGGGCGTCGACGGCCGCGCATACGCACGACTGATGGCCCCCCTCGTCGACCGCGTGCGGGGGATCGCCGATTTCACGGGTGGCTCGCTGCTGCGCGTGCCCGGTGATCCGATCGCCGCGGCCTGGTTCGGGGCTCGCACCCTCGAACAGGGGACGGCGGCATGGAACCTGCGGTTCCGCGAGCAGGCCGCACCGGCGCTCGTGTCGGGGGTCGCGGCCCACACGATCCTGGGTCTGCCCACGCTCGCGGCGGCCGGTGGCGGACTCGCGCTCGCGACCTACGGCCACGCTCGGGGGTGGCCGATCCCGGTGGGCGGCAGTGGCGCCATCGTCGCGGCGATGGTCGACGACATCCGCGCCCACGGCGGCCAGCTCTTCGCGAGTCGCCGCATCAGCTCGCTCGACGAGCTGCCCTCCGCGCGTGCGCTTCTGCTGGATGTCACCCCGCGAGCCCTCATCGGGATGTCGGGTGAGCGGATGCCGGCGCGCTACCGCCACCGCCTCGAGCGCTTCCGCTATGGCGACGCCGTCGCGAAGGTCGATTTCGCGCTCTCGGCGCCCGTGCCGTGGCGCGATCCGGACATCGCGCGCAGTGGCACGGTGCACGTGGGCGGCACGCGGTCGGAGATCGCGGCCTCGGAGAACGCGGTGCGGGCGGGTCGCCTGCCCGATGCGCCATACGTGCTGGTCGCCCAGCCGTCGCTGTTCGACGAGAGCCGCGCGCCGGCCGGCCACCACACGTTGTGGGCGTACACGCACGTCCCCGCGGGCAGCGACGTCGACCGCACGGAGGCGATCGTGCGTCAGATCGAACGCTTCGCGCCGGGCTTCCGCGACACGATCCTCGGCACACGCTCCGAGACCGCGCGGCAGGTGGCGACCCGTAACCTGAACTACCCTGACGGCGACATCTCCGCCGGTGTGCCGTCGCTCGACCAGTTGATCGCGCGGCCCGTGCTCGCCCGCGACCCGTGGCGGACGCCGATGACGGGGGTGTACCTCTGCTCGTCGTCGACGAGTCCGGGGCCGGGTGTGCACGGCCTGGCGGGGTGGTGGGCGGCGCTGAGCGCGTTGCGGCACGAGTTCGGTGTGCGCACCCGGCCCGACCTGTCGCCGCGTCTCTAG
- a CDS encoding MarR family winged helix-turn-helix transcriptional regulator — translation MSGSSEPESVARAVERLRLAEASLARRRQSDCGPSETARAAMRVVYDSADAGKRVTPTDIAATLGISTPTATTMLKRLHDGGLVAFQRNPDDGRSKYVVPTDRNADVEGVDPLTVRVRDIARGLDEETAAKLATLLDAIAEAVDEECR, via the coding sequence GTGAGCGGTTCGTCCGAGCCCGAATCCGTCGCGCGTGCGGTCGAGCGTCTGCGGTTGGCCGAAGCCAGTCTGGCTCGGCGTCGGCAGAGCGACTGCGGTCCGAGTGAGACCGCGCGCGCCGCGATGCGCGTCGTCTACGACAGTGCGGATGCCGGCAAGCGCGTCACTCCGACCGATATCGCGGCGACGCTCGGCATCTCGACGCCGACGGCCACCACGATGCTGAAGCGACTCCACGACGGGGGACTCGTCGCGTTTCAGCGGAACCCCGACGACGGCCGGAGCAAGTACGTCGTCCCGACCGACCGCAACGCCGACGTCGAGGGCGTCGATCCGCTCACGGTCCGTGTCCGCGACATCGCGCGCGGGCTCGACGAGGAGACCGCCGCCAAGCTGGCGACCCTTCTCGACGCGATCGCGGAGGCCGTCGACGAGGAGTGCCGCTGA
- a CDS encoding ATP-dependent DNA ligase: MGTLVYGSQGRTFDVEDRLLAHLRVVFMNKLRRNEPFMFHRSTDSGLFSVWVHPAVPMVFLFSGSRPPTINRHWVEALMLEAGGANGLRVIPEPATADA; the protein is encoded by the coding sequence GTGGGAACACTCGTTTACGGAAGCCAGGGGCGGACGTTCGACGTCGAGGACCGTCTGCTCGCGCACCTGCGGGTGGTCTTCATGAACAAGTTGCGACGCAACGAGCCCTTCATGTTCCATCGCTCGACCGACAGTGGGCTGTTCAGCGTCTGGGTGCATCCGGCGGTGCCGATGGTGTTCCTCTTCAGCGGCAGCCGACCGCCGACGATCAACCGGCACTGGGTCGAGGCGCTCATGCTCGAGGCGGGCGGGGCGAACGGCCTCCGTGTGATCCCGGAGCCGGCGACCGCCGACGCCTGA
- a CDS encoding Gfo/Idh/MocA family protein, whose translation MIRIATVGTSVITDAFIGAASRTPGIEVAAVSSRDGAKARSYADRLGVAGAFAGLDAVLADPGIDAVYIGSPNSAHAPQVAAAIAAGKHVLVEKPAVASAAEWDDLVDRARRAGVVLIEAMRTAYDPGIGAVREQLGSLGVLRRASFHYAKRSSRYDAVLAGETPNIFDPAMGGGALADLGVYGVHAAILLFGEPAEVSASAVTIATGADGAGLAVLRYPGLIVDVGYSKITTAVRPSEIQGESATLLIDHLASPRRVTRVGAGGPESEWTSEAPVDTLDGEVARFVELVGGGAAPDDDQVRTSATLRTLERIRQEAAA comes from the coding sequence ATGATCCGGATCGCGACCGTCGGCACGAGCGTCATCACCGACGCGTTCATCGGCGCGGCATCCCGCACCCCCGGCATCGAGGTCGCCGCGGTCTCCTCGCGGGACGGTGCGAAGGCGCGCTCGTACGCGGATCGTCTGGGCGTGGCCGGGGCGTTCGCGGGTCTGGACGCGGTCCTGGCCGACCCCGGTATCGACGCGGTCTACATCGGGTCGCCCAACTCGGCGCACGCACCGCAGGTCGCAGCCGCCATCGCAGCCGGAAAGCACGTGCTCGTCGAGAAGCCCGCGGTCGCCTCCGCCGCCGAGTGGGACGACCTCGTCGACCGCGCCCGGCGTGCCGGGGTGGTGCTGATCGAGGCGATGCGCACGGCATACGATCCGGGCATCGGGGCCGTTCGCGAGCAGCTGGGGTCGCTCGGAGTCCTCCGTCGCGCTTCGTTCCATTACGCCAAGCGGTCCTCGCGCTACGACGCCGTGCTGGCGGGAGAGACGCCGAACATCTTCGACCCCGCGATGGGCGGAGGTGCGCTCGCCGACCTCGGCGTCTACGGCGTGCATGCGGCCATCCTGCTCTTCGGCGAGCCCGCAGAGGTCTCCGCGTCGGCGGTGACGATCGCCACCGGCGCGGACGGCGCCGGTCTCGCGGTGCTGCGGTACCCGGGACTGATCGTCGACGTCGGATACTCGAAGATCACGACCGCGGTCCGGCCGAGCGAGATCCAGGGCGAGAGCGCGACGCTCCTGATCGATCATCTGGCCAGCCCGCGCCGCGTGACGCGCGTCGGGGCCGGCGGCCCCGAGTCGGAGTGGACGTCCGAGGCGCCCGTCGACACTCTCGACGGTGAGGTCGCTCGTTTCGTGGAGCTCGTCGGCGGTGGCGCCGCCCCCGACGACGACCAGGTTCGGACATCGGCTACGTTGCGCACCCTCGAGCGCATTCGTCAGGAGGCCGCCGCCTGA
- a CDS encoding CinA family protein, whose amino-acid sequence MTHIDELARRAQETGTVIAVAESLTSGNLAATIGAAEGAGDWFAGGVVAYRLETKHRVLDLAEGIDPCSPECAEQLARAVRELTGADLAVSATGVGGPEPHDGHEPGTVYLGWSAGDDTGHVLLELDGEPEQVIDDSVNAAVGLLIDRMRD is encoded by the coding sequence ATGACACACATCGACGAACTCGCCCGCCGCGCGCAGGAGACCGGCACCGTGATCGCCGTGGCGGAATCACTGACCTCGGGCAACCTCGCCGCGACGATCGGCGCCGCCGAGGGCGCCGGCGACTGGTTCGCCGGCGGGGTCGTCGCCTACCGACTCGAGACGAAGCACCGGGTCCTGGATCTGGCCGAGGGCATCGATCCCTGCTCCCCCGAGTGCGCCGAACAGCTGGCGCGGGCCGTCCGCGAGCTCACGGGAGCCGACCTCGCAGTGTCGGCGACCGGCGTCGGCGGACCGGAGCCCCACGACGGACATGAGCCGGGGACGGTCTACCTCGGGTGGAGCGCCGGCGACGACACCGGGCACGTGCTGCTCGAGCTCGACGGCGAACCCGAGCAGGTCATCGACGACAGCGTGAACGCGGCCGTGGGACTGCTCATCGATCGGATGCGAGACTGA
- a CDS encoding DoxX family protein — MTTHAVHAAIPRTEARTRTQAIARQDEIVTSLTGRRTLAALRYATGFIFLWAFLDKLLGLGFSTPFERAWINGGTPAQGFLNSPAVTGPLQPWFQGMASPLADVLFMGGMLAIGVAVMSGIGLRVAAVTGSLVMLLMYLAEWPFAWGAASTNPLVDYHIVYALALIVIAVLHAGDTWGLGAMWKKLPLVQRFRWLV; from the coding sequence ATGACCACGCACGCGGTCCACGCAGCCATTCCCCGCACGGAGGCTCGGACCCGCACCCAGGCGATCGCCCGCCAGGACGAGATCGTGACCTCGCTCACCGGACGCCGCACCCTCGCTGCGCTGCGCTATGCGACCGGCTTCATCTTCCTCTGGGCGTTCCTCGACAAGCTGCTCGGCCTCGGTTTCTCGACGCCGTTCGAGCGGGCGTGGATCAACGGCGGCACGCCGGCGCAGGGCTTCCTCAACAGCCCCGCCGTCACCGGCCCGCTCCAGCCGTGGTTCCAGGGCATGGCGAGCCCGCTCGCCGACGTCCTGTTCATGGGCGGCATGCTCGCCATCGGTGTCGCGGTGATGTCCGGGATCGGACTCCGCGTCGCTGCGGTCACCGGAAGCCTCGTCATGCTCCTGATGTATCTCGCCGAGTGGCCGTTCGCCTGGGGTGCCGCATCCACCAACCCCCTCGTCGACTACCACATCGTCTACGCGCTCGCGCTGATCGTGATCGCCGTGCTCCACGCCGGCGACACCTGGGGCCTCGGCGCCATGTGGAAGAAGCTGCCTCTCGTGCAGCGCTTCCGGTGGCTCGTCTGA
- a CDS encoding response regulator transcription factor, translating to MLAVLVLADHDLVRRGVADLIDAATGMQVVAEAATARQATARAEVTRPDVAVLGYRLADGTGADACRALRAMDPRVRCIVLSAADDDEARSASASAGASAFLLEDLAASELIDAVRRVGSGHPLSATLHTAAAPVPPGEALPRRQREVLALVARGLSNRAIAAELGVTEKTVKNHLTAIMRTLGVTSRTQAALRAAHPVRE from the coding sequence ATGCTCGCCGTGCTCGTCCTGGCCGACCACGACCTGGTCCGTCGCGGCGTCGCCGACCTGATCGATGCGGCCACGGGCATGCAGGTCGTCGCCGAGGCGGCCACCGCCCGACAGGCCACCGCACGCGCCGAGGTGACACGACCGGATGTCGCAGTCCTCGGCTATCGACTCGCGGACGGCACCGGGGCAGACGCGTGTCGCGCACTCCGGGCGATGGATCCGCGCGTGAGGTGCATCGTCCTGAGCGCCGCCGACGACGATGAGGCCCGCAGCGCGAGCGCGTCGGCGGGGGCCTCGGCCTTCCTCCTCGAAGACCTCGCGGCGAGTGAGCTCATCGACGCGGTGCGCCGCGTCGGCTCGGGGCACCCGCTGAGCGCGACCCTGCACACGGCGGCGGCGCCGGTGCCGCCCGGGGAGGCCCTTCCCCGCCGGCAGCGCGAGGTCTTGGCGCTGGTCGCGCGCGGACTGTCGAATCGGGCGATCGCGGCCGAGCTCGGTGTCACCGAGAAGACGGTCAAGAACCACCTGACCGCCATCATGCGCACCCTCGGTGTCACGAGCCGCACGCAGGCTGCACTGCGCGCCGCGCATCCCGTGCGCGAATGA
- a CDS encoding TetR/AcrR family transcriptional regulator translates to MEEHRAGPRRSEQARLAVLTAAAELIARSGYENLTIEAIARHAAVGKQTIYRWWPSRAAILSEALLEGMIFRHQLAVRDTGDLRGDLTEWMSRVWTVLDAPQGRLLLRSLVAAATEHPPIGELMRDRLSADGGIRARVVAHGDPALAAVEIGDAVAGWMMMQALLGAAPTPDSIRAIVHVLVPG, encoded by the coding sequence ATGGAGGAGCATCGCGCCGGTCCGCGCCGCAGCGAGCAGGCTCGTCTGGCGGTGCTCACGGCAGCGGCCGAGCTGATCGCCCGGAGCGGCTACGAGAACCTCACCATCGAGGCCATCGCCCGGCACGCGGCCGTGGGCAAGCAGACGATCTATCGGTGGTGGCCCTCACGCGCCGCCATCCTCAGTGAGGCGCTGCTGGAGGGGATGATCTTCCGGCATCAGCTCGCGGTGCGCGACACCGGCGACCTGCGGGGCGACCTCACGGAGTGGATGTCGCGGGTATGGACGGTGCTCGATGCCCCGCAGGGGCGCCTGCTGCTGCGATCGCTCGTCGCAGCGGCCACCGAGCACCCGCCGATCGGCGAACTCATGCGTGATCGCCTGAGCGCCGACGGGGGCATCCGGGCGCGCGTGGTCGCTCACGGTGATCCCGCGCTCGCGGCGGTCGAGATCGGCGACGCGGTGGCGGGGTGGATGATGATGCAGGCGCTCCTGGGCGCGGCTCCCACGCCCGACAGCATCCGAGCGATCGTCCACGTCCTCGTGCCGGGTTAG